A genomic stretch from Candidatus Methanomassiliicoccus intestinalis Issoire-Mx1 includes:
- the pyrH gene encoding UMP kinase: MISLDKVVISLGGSILIPGENDGKFLFDIAELLKEMSKSYQIYVVCGGGKVARYYINTARDMGAVEYDLDTLGIMATRINAKMLQLALKDVSNSEIPETVEDASKLGSEGKIVIMGGTIPGHTTDGVSASLAEAVGAIRIVNATSVDGVYTADPKKDPQAKKISKMSFSELNEMLKDGHDAGKSGVFDAMGADIVMRNHLPLLIVSGRDLEEMKKAISGSSDIKGTIISD, from the coding sequence GTGATTTCATTGGATAAAGTTGTCATATCGCTAGGGGGATCCATTTTAATCCCGGGGGAAAATGATGGAAAATTTCTTTTTGATATTGCAGAACTTCTCAAAGAAATGTCAAAATCATATCAGATTTATGTTGTCTGCGGTGGAGGAAAGGTTGCAAGGTACTACATCAACACAGCTAGAGATATGGGAGCAGTAGAATACGACCTAGACACACTTGGCATAATGGCTACAAGGATTAATGCTAAAATGCTGCAGCTTGCGTTAAAAGATGTTTCTAACAGTGAAATTCCTGAGACTGTAGAAGATGCTTCAAAATTAGGATCTGAAGGAAAAATTGTGATAATGGGAGGAACAATCCCGGGACATACTACAGATGGTGTCAGTGCTTCCCTAGCAGAGGCTGTGGGTGCCATAAGAATTGTGAATGCCACATCTGTAGACGGTGTATATACAGCAGATCCTAAAAAAGATCCCCAGGCAAAGAAAATATCAAAAATGAGCTTCTCAGAACTCAATGAAATGTTAAAGGACGGGCATGACGCAGGCAAATCTGGAGTCTTTGACGCTATGGGCGCAGACATCGTAATGCGTAATCATCTACCACTCCTGATAGTCTCCGGAAGGGACCTTGAAGAGATGAAAAAGGCCATCTCTGGAAGTTCTGACATAAAAGGAACAATCATCTCTGATTAG
- a CDS encoding D-aminoacyl-tRNA deacylase produces MNVLVCSTPDSASVNLKNAILSDDWIDYADFHGSSAFLKDNLLLLTIKEHHVFYDDLDKEIVKELGVIADNIIFLSKHKSASEKKALTVHPIGNWADAKLGGKDNELTPSSPHLMSALLRSIKKSAAHLPDYDVVFEVTHHGPLLETPTLFMEIGSTESEWSNTDASAALASALFSATENKSYPIAVGIGGGHYAPRFTETAISKKLDFGHMIPNYAIDFNDAEKLSSMVNKAMENSNTDLVFVHRKSMKKEQADVVKRAIDNAGASLIDSSSLELID; encoded by the coding sequence ATGAATGTCCTAGTTTGTAGTACTCCTGATTCTGCAAGTGTCAATCTAAAAAATGCAATTCTTTCAGATGACTGGATTGATTATGCAGATTTTCACGGCAGTTCTGCATTCCTCAAGGATAATCTGCTTTTACTGACTATCAAGGAACATCATGTTTTTTATGACGATCTCGACAAAGAGATTGTTAAAGAGTTAGGAGTTATTGCAGATAATATAATATTCTTATCTAAACATAAATCTGCATCGGAAAAGAAAGCCCTTACAGTGCATCCAATTGGCAACTGGGCAGATGCTAAACTTGGTGGCAAAGACAACGAACTAACTCCCTCTTCACCGCATCTTATGAGTGCTCTATTAAGATCTATAAAGAAATCTGCGGCCCATCTTCCAGATTATGATGTTGTTTTTGAAGTCACTCATCATGGCCCTTTGCTTGAAACTCCCACGTTGTTTATGGAAATAGGCAGCACGGAGTCAGAATGGTCGAACACAGATGCTTCTGCAGCGCTAGCCTCGGCTTTGTTCTCGGCTACTGAAAATAAATCATATCCGATTGCTGTTGGCATCGGAGGCGGACATTATGCTCCCAGATTTACGGAGACTGCCATCTCTAAGAAATTGGACTTCGGGCACATGATTCCAAATTATGCAATAGATTTCAACGATGCAGAAAAACTTTCATCAATGGTGAATAAAGCTATGGAGAACAGCAATACGGACCTTGTTTTTGTACATAGAAAATCTATGAAGAAAGAGCAGGCTGATGTTGTGAAGAGAGCAATAGATAATGCCGGAGCATCACTCATCGACTCATCTTCACTTGAGCTTATTGACTAA
- a CDS encoding magnesium transporter, whose amino-acid sequence MSEVRSFFSRNRTVFSLGLVSILISSMVGLVSGVTLGYMTDLLEIVPALMLLITPAIGVRGSIFGAVGSRLGTAVHMGTFELSFKRGSVLRQNVETSIILTVVMAVIMGLFAKLAAIIMGIESISLHEFIFISVMGGTLSSLVLIFINIVVAVTGFKHDWDLDNISAPIITATGDIVTMPMLFGTTLLVLNPHFTDSLLLFFSIVFIAVAVILVAYVILKKKDEVRRIFIQSIPTLLIFIIIEIIAGSLINNELESFIALPALLIMVSPFLGSSNSLGGILTSRFSSYLHMGLLRPKALPGKLALENFGITYIFGVFAFTLIGVATFILGGVLGMESPPLSTMIILSLIAGMVSTTILCILAYYLSIATFRMSLDPDDHTIPLITSMIDVFGVVAFVATILLLGLA is encoded by the coding sequence GTGTCAGAGGTACGATCATTTTTCTCCAGAAATAGGACCGTATTCTCTCTAGGACTTGTTTCAATTCTCATCTCATCAATGGTGGGGTTAGTATCTGGAGTCACTCTCGGATACATGACCGATCTTTTAGAGATCGTTCCGGCATTGATGCTGCTAATAACTCCCGCCATCGGTGTGCGCGGAAGTATCTTTGGAGCAGTAGGAAGCAGACTGGGTACTGCGGTCCACATGGGTACATTTGAACTGTCATTCAAACGTGGAAGCGTTCTCAGGCAGAACGTTGAGACGTCCATCATATTGACAGTTGTAATGGCTGTGATTATGGGTTTGTTTGCTAAACTGGCTGCAATTATAATGGGCATAGAAAGCATTTCCCTTCATGAATTTATATTCATTTCAGTAATGGGAGGGACCTTATCCAGTCTTGTGTTGATATTTATCAACATCGTTGTTGCAGTCACAGGTTTCAAACACGACTGGGATCTGGATAACATCTCCGCACCGATAATTACTGCAACCGGAGACATCGTGACAATGCCGATGCTGTTCGGTACAACGCTGCTCGTACTGAATCCTCATTTCACAGACAGCCTTTTGCTGTTCTTTTCTATAGTATTCATTGCAGTTGCTGTAATTTTAGTAGCATATGTAATTCTAAAAAAGAAAGATGAAGTCAGAAGAATATTCATTCAGAGCATTCCAACTCTTTTGATATTCATAATTATTGAAATTATTGCCGGATCCCTTATCAACAACGAACTGGAGAGCTTCATAGCCCTGCCTGCATTATTGATTATGGTATCCCCGTTCCTTGGAAGCTCCAATTCACTAGGCGGAATACTGACGTCTAGGTTTTCATCCTATCTTCACATGGGTCTTCTGAGACCCAAAGCACTTCCTGGAAAACTAGCATTGGAGAATTTTGGTATAACTTACATATTTGGAGTATTCGCATTCACTCTGATAGGGGTTGCCACATTTATATTGGGAGGAGTCTTGGGAATGGAGTCTCCCCCGCTCAGTACAATGATAATTCTGTCACTGATTGCAGGCATGGTTTCAACCACGATACTTTGCATCCTTGCATATTATCTCTCAATTGCAACTTTCAGAATGTCTCTGGATCCTGATGATCACACCATTCCGCTGATAACATCCATGATAGATGTGTTTGGAGTGGTGGCATTTGTAGCGACCATTCTGCTTTTAGGATTGGCATAA
- the prf1 gene encoding peptide chain release factor aRF-1, whose translation MVADEGDYERQMEKRRYDFKRALEEIRDIHGRGTELVSVYVPPDKQISDVANYLRGELSQSQNIKSKRTQKAVSGAIESILARLKYFKTPPPNGVIFFIGEAPTSGDQTKQVQFVLEPPEPITSFMYRCDSEFYTEKLWDMLDDKETFGLLVIDRSEATVGLLKGTSIIVLKNVQSFVPSKHGRGGQSALRFERLIEIAAHEFFKKVAEIADDAFLNQESLLGILIGGPGDTKKFFITEEYLNHELRKKVLDPVDTSYTDEYGLKELVENAKTILTDLSLNREKELMQRFFRELRKPDGGLSCYGEDEVRHALALGAIDTLLISEGIRLKRVKINCQNCGEMELTVPDEDHIQCPNCKSPTPPEILESKDFIDAFYDEADQVGTKVELLTVDSEEGDILLRAFGGIVAMLRYNIGGM comes from the coding sequence ATGGTTGCTGACGAGGGCGATTATGAAAGACAGATGGAAAAGCGCAGGTATGATTTTAAACGCGCGTTAGAAGAGATTAGGGATATCCATGGTCGCGGAACAGAACTCGTCTCTGTTTATGTGCCTCCTGACAAACAAATATCAGATGTGGCAAACTACCTCAGGGGAGAATTATCACAATCACAGAACATCAAAAGCAAACGTACTCAAAAAGCCGTGTCAGGTGCTATTGAGTCAATATTGGCCAGATTAAAGTACTTTAAAACCCCACCGCCAAACGGGGTTATATTTTTCATTGGAGAAGCTCCGACATCTGGAGATCAAACAAAACAGGTACAGTTTGTACTGGAACCTCCAGAACCGATTACCTCTTTTATGTACCGATGTGATTCAGAGTTCTATACTGAAAAGCTTTGGGACATGCTTGATGATAAAGAAACATTTGGTCTTCTCGTTATAGACCGATCTGAAGCTACAGTAGGTCTTCTGAAAGGTACAAGTATAATTGTACTGAAAAATGTCCAGTCATTCGTGCCATCCAAGCATGGGCGAGGAGGACAGTCCGCGCTTCGTTTTGAACGTTTGATTGAAATAGCGGCTCATGAATTCTTTAAGAAAGTCGCAGAGATTGCAGATGATGCATTTCTAAATCAAGAATCCCTGCTTGGAATTCTCATTGGAGGGCCGGGGGACACTAAGAAGTTCTTCATTACTGAAGAATATCTCAACCATGAGTTGAGGAAAAAAGTCCTCGATCCTGTAGATACAAGTTACACAGATGAATATGGTCTGAAAGAGCTTGTAGAAAATGCAAAGACTATTCTGACCGATCTGAGCCTTAACCGTGAGAAAGAATTGATGCAGCGTTTTTTCAGAGAACTGAGGAAACCAGATGGGGGCTTATCGTGCTACGGTGAAGACGAAGTTCGCCATGCATTAGCTCTGGGAGCTATAGATACGCTGCTGATTTCTGAAGGTATACGATTAAAACGGGTAAAAATAAACTGTCAAAACTGCGGTGAAATGGAACTGACAGTTCCTGATGAAGATCACATACAGTGCCCGAATTGCAAATCTCCTACACCTCCAGAGATCTTGGAATCAAAGGATTTCATCGATGCATTCTACGATGAGGCTGATCAAGTGGGAACCAAGGTAGAGCTTCTTACGGTAGATTCGGAAGAAGGGGATATTCTTCTGAGAGCATTTGGCGGTATTGTAGCTATGCTGCGTTACAACATAGGGGGAATGTAA
- a CDS encoding potassium channel family protein — translation MSFFDSFSEEREEENLTVRELLTEMKDISEVIVDLAYASLLFDSNEIGDEVKHLESKMDVLNYEIRSRTMLASRTREDAIQLSGLLQIAESAAAISKAAGDIVGIREINPRNSPFLSFVLRDAEEKILPLTIRKSDMSGKSIDELSVEAETGMRIIAIKRDIRWIYDPEGDTRLKENDMIIVRGTEDGFRRLRKFANGEEKWPTYPME, via the coding sequence ATGTCATTCTTTGATAGCTTCAGCGAGGAACGAGAAGAAGAAAATCTGACAGTTCGTGAATTGCTGACAGAGATGAAAGATATCTCAGAAGTAATTGTAGACCTAGCTTATGCTTCACTTCTGTTTGATAGTAATGAGATAGGCGATGAGGTTAAACATCTGGAGTCAAAAATGGACGTTCTGAACTATGAGATTAGAAGCAGAACCATGTTGGCTTCAAGAACCAGAGAAGATGCTATTCAGCTTTCCGGTCTATTACAAATAGCAGAAAGCGCAGCAGCCATATCCAAAGCTGCAGGCGACATAGTAGGAATAAGAGAAATTAACCCTCGCAACAGTCCGTTTTTATCTTTTGTATTGAGAGATGCAGAGGAAAAGATTTTGCCTCTCACGATCAGAAAATCCGACATGAGCGGAAAGTCAATAGATGAGCTGAGTGTTGAAGCCGAGACTGGAATGCGTATTATTGCAATCAAGCGTGATATTAGATGGATATACGACCCAGAAGGCGATACCAGGTTGAAAGAGAATGATATGATTATCGTTCGTGGAACAGAAGATGGATTCCGTAGATTGCGCAAATTTGCAAATGGGGAAGAGAAATGGCCGACATATCCGATGGAATAG
- a CDS encoding potassium channel family protein, with the protein MADISDGIENESLEEMILEIKDTSELMVDLAYSSLLYNNREIAEEVFILQERMEEIGDEIQRSAIQEVLNDRDAYKALQIIKMVHSVQEISYAATKIAGVVRFELPTHPVVQLSLRESEVIITSAVVDENSDLADTTLGAIKLATNTGMRIIAIKRGRKYFYGPDMHSSIKAGDLLFASGPEDGEEYFKDLAEGKEHLTPKDLQ; encoded by the coding sequence ATGGCCGACATATCCGATGGAATAGAGAATGAAAGTTTAGAAGAAATGATCCTTGAGATAAAGGATACTTCAGAACTCATGGTAGATCTTGCATATTCTTCCCTGCTGTACAATAATAGAGAGATTGCAGAAGAGGTATTCATTCTCCAAGAAAGAATGGAAGAGATAGGAGATGAAATTCAGAGATCTGCAATCCAGGAAGTACTGAATGACAGGGATGCATACAAAGCACTTCAAATCATTAAAATGGTACATTCTGTTCAAGAGATTTCTTATGCTGCAACAAAAATTGCCGGAGTGGTGAGATTTGAACTTCCCACACATCCAGTGGTGCAGTTGTCTCTACGGGAATCTGAAGTAATAATCACATCAGCAGTAGTTGATGAAAATTCAGATCTAGCAGATACTACTCTTGGAGCCATTAAGCTCGCTACTAATACCGGAATGAGAATTATTGCCATAAAACGCGGAAGAAAATATTTCTACGGTCCAGATATGCATTCTTCGATAAAAGCCGGAGATTTATTATTTGCCAGCGGACCGGAAGACGGCGAAGAGTATTTTAAAGATTTAGCAGAAGGAAAAGAACATTTGACCCCCAAGGACTTGCAGTGA
- the argS gene encoding arginine--tRNA ligase — protein sequence MDPLQVYRDEVVHLSSNALSELGVSEPSFDVEVPSMEIADFAVPCFPFAKILKKSPVNIASEAADKIPASELISKVWAENGYLNFQIDSGKLAEATLQEIFSSGSDYGKGEKKPGKLLLEHTSVNPTGPIHIGRARNPIIGDTLARCLRACGYDVLTEYYVNDVGKQVIILTWGLEHLDKGSDDDGMDKVDHRLVGYYRKANQMMEENPDVAAEIGQMLRKFEDGDQETIEKVRKTAKMMLDGILESLDLINVSLDSFMWESTFIENGAAAKVVERLKASEYCKEEDGASYLELESFGIHGRETRFFFTRGDGTTLYTTRDVTYHLNKFSRADRVVNILGEDQKLGQAQLAIALHLLGVDRSPECVFYSFVSLPEGKMSTRRGQVVNLDDLIEEAESRALDEVKKRRTDLSEDKMKEIAKAIGRGAVRYNMLRVQPEKPLVFRWEDALNFEGNSAPFVQYAHARACSILKKANGYNKGIDFSELNDTYEIKLIKTLAKFPSVIKEAGEKSRIHLIPLYAHELAASFNLFYTYVPVLKGDNKDVRLALVDCTRVVLSNALYLMGLNAPEEM from the coding sequence TTGGATCCATTACAGGTATACAGAGATGAAGTGGTCCATCTTTCATCCAATGCATTATCAGAACTAGGAGTCTCAGAACCATCTTTCGATGTTGAAGTCCCCTCCATGGAAATCGCTGATTTTGCTGTTCCGTGTTTTCCATTCGCGAAAATTCTCAAGAAATCTCCAGTAAACATTGCATCTGAAGCTGCAGATAAGATTCCTGCTTCTGAATTAATTTCAAAAGTATGGGCTGAAAATGGATACCTTAATTTTCAAATAGATTCTGGAAAATTGGCTGAAGCTACACTTCAAGAGATTTTCTCCTCCGGCAGCGATTATGGAAAAGGAGAAAAGAAACCAGGAAAGCTTCTTTTGGAACACACCTCTGTGAATCCAACTGGGCCAATTCATATCGGAAGGGCAAGGAACCCGATTATCGGAGATACGCTGGCTAGATGCCTAAGGGCATGTGGTTATGACGTTCTTACTGAATACTATGTTAATGATGTCGGCAAACAGGTGATTATTCTAACATGGGGTTTAGAGCATTTGGATAAAGGCTCTGACGATGATGGTATGGATAAGGTAGACCATCGTCTTGTAGGATATTACCGCAAAGCCAATCAAATGATGGAAGAAAACCCAGATGTTGCTGCGGAGATCGGGCAGATGCTCCGTAAATTTGAAGATGGAGATCAGGAAACAATTGAAAAAGTTCGTAAAACTGCCAAAATGATGTTAGATGGAATTTTGGAGAGTTTGGACCTGATCAACGTGTCGCTTGACAGTTTTATGTGGGAATCCACTTTCATCGAAAATGGTGCTGCTGCAAAAGTTGTAGAGCGGTTAAAAGCTTCTGAATACTGCAAAGAGGAGGACGGAGCTTCATATCTTGAACTGGAATCTTTTGGAATTCATGGCAGAGAAACCAGATTCTTTTTTACCAGGGGAGACGGCACCACTCTTTACACTACGCGTGATGTAACATATCATCTTAACAAATTTTCAAGAGCGGACAGGGTCGTCAATATCCTGGGTGAGGATCAAAAGCTCGGTCAGGCTCAGCTTGCAATAGCTCTTCATCTGTTAGGTGTGGATAGAAGCCCTGAATGTGTTTTCTACTCTTTTGTATCGCTTCCTGAGGGTAAAATGTCTACTCGTAGGGGTCAGGTTGTCAATCTGGATGATCTTATTGAAGAAGCAGAATCCAGAGCCCTTGATGAAGTTAAGAAGCGCAGAACAGATCTTTCAGAAGATAAGATGAAAGAAATTGCAAAGGCCATCGGCAGAGGTGCAGTAAGATACAATATGCTTCGTGTCCAGCCTGAAAAACCTCTGGTTTTCCGCTGGGAAGATGCTCTTAACTTTGAAGGAAACAGTGCACCTTTTGTTCAGTATGCGCATGCAAGGGCATGCAGCATTCTTAAAAAAGCCAACGGCTACAATAAAGGCATAGACTTTTCAGAGCTTAATGATACATATGAAATCAAGCTGATTAAAACGCTTGCTAAGTTTCCATCTGTAATCAAAGAAGCTGGTGAGAAATCCAGAATTCACTTAATCCCGCTGTATGCACACGAGCTGGCTGCGTCATTCAATTTATTCTATACCTATGTTCCAGTCTTGAAGGGAGATAATAAAGATGTGCGTCTTGCTCTCGTTGACTGTACGCGTGTAGTCTTGTCAAATGCCCTTTATCTCATGGGTTTGAATGCACCAGAGGAGATGTAA
- a CDS encoding formate--phosphoribosylaminoimidazolecarboxamide ligase family protein: protein MIDRKIIHSIVDGYDLTKAKIGVVGSHSALDTCDGAVEEGFRTLAVCQPGRDSAYSRYFKAFRDKDGKVYRGMVDEVMMLDKYSEILKKENMDALKKDNILFVPNRSFTSYCSIDAVEDDFAVPLVGSRNMLRSEDRGGEHDYYWLLEKAGMPFPRKITDPQDIDSLSIIKLHHAKKKLERGFFTASSYEEYVEKSEQLIKQGVIDRETLQTARMEEYIIGPVFNLDFFYSPLETLGEKVELIGVDWRFESSLDGHVRLPAPQQMTLNESQKVPEYTVCGHNSATLRESLLENAFKLAEKYVAAANEYYSPGIIGPFCLQTCVDKDLNFYIYDVAPRIGGGTNVHMNVGHAYGNALWRTNMSTGRRLAMEIRRAIEDDRVKEIVT from the coding sequence ATGATAGACAGAAAAATTATTCACTCTATAGTGGATGGTTATGATCTTACCAAAGCAAAAATTGGTGTGGTAGGATCGCATTCCGCTCTTGATACTTGCGATGGCGCAGTAGAAGAAGGATTTAGAACTCTGGCGGTTTGCCAGCCCGGAAGAGACTCTGCATACTCCAGATATTTCAAAGCATTCCGCGACAAAGATGGAAAAGTCTACCGCGGAATGGTTGACGAAGTTATGATGCTGGATAAATACAGTGAGATCCTCAAAAAAGAGAATATGGATGCACTCAAAAAAGACAATATACTGTTTGTTCCCAACAGGTCTTTCACATCATACTGCTCCATAGATGCTGTTGAAGATGATTTTGCAGTACCTCTGGTAGGCTCAAGGAATATGCTTCGCAGCGAAGACCGTGGGGGAGAACATGACTACTATTGGTTGTTAGAAAAAGCAGGCATGCCATTCCCTAGAAAAATTACCGATCCGCAGGATATTGACTCACTGAGCATCATAAAACTGCATCACGCAAAGAAGAAGCTTGAAAGGGGATTTTTCACCGCATCATCGTACGAAGAATATGTTGAAAAATCAGAGCAGCTTATAAAACAGGGCGTTATTGACAGAGAGACTCTTCAGACTGCTAGAATGGAAGAATACATAATTGGTCCAGTATTTAATTTGGATTTCTTTTACTCACCTCTGGAAACTCTGGGAGAAAAGGTAGAACTCATCGGTGTTGACTGGAGATTTGAAAGTTCACTTGACGGACATGTGCGGCTTCCGGCACCTCAGCAGATGACATTGAATGAATCTCAGAAAGTTCCAGAATATACAGTCTGCGGACATAACTCCGCAACACTCCGCGAATCGCTGCTGGAAAACGCATTCAAGCTGGCAGAGAAGTATGTAGCCGCAGCTAACGAATACTACTCACCAGGCATAATCGGACCTTTCTGCCTGCAGACTTGCGTTGATAAGGATTTGAACTTTTACATTTATGATGTTGCCCCGAGAATTGGCGGCGGCACCAATGTACACATGAATGTAGGTCATGCATATGGCAACGCACTGTGGAGAACAAATATGTCTACTGGCCGAAGACTTGCCATGGAAATCAGGCGTGCAATTGAGGATGACAGAGTAAAGGAGATCGTAACCTGA
- a CDS encoding lipoate--protein ligase family protein, with amino-acid sequence MIRKIDSGFLSPAYSAAADEILLSKPNSFHIFCRNKTTVSLGYFQKYCESINLELIDSNEVSIIRRMSGGGTIITDPNQIIFCTVFKIDNDWHDLIKDVCECIIRSLKDFEMDASYKPPNDVEINGKKISGSGQIIRNGNLAVQSTLLLKQPELKILKNDKRNGNLTSIYDSIGHIPEINTIKKSISESISNQFEEEMYESKFSKEEKLEIEKLVKMKYSLDSHTFKF; translated from the coding sequence CTGATTAGAAAAATTGATTCGGGGTTTCTCAGCCCTGCATACTCTGCAGCGGCTGATGAAATTCTTTTATCAAAACCTAATTCGTTTCACATATTCTGCAGAAATAAAACAACTGTATCATTAGGATACTTTCAGAAGTACTGCGAATCAATAAATTTAGAACTGATTGATTCTAATGAAGTCAGCATCATCAGAAGAATGTCTGGTGGAGGAACTATTATAACTGATCCAAATCAAATAATATTTTGCACAGTGTTTAAAATAGATAACGATTGGCACGACTTAATCAAAGATGTGTGTGAGTGCATCATAAGATCTTTGAAGGATTTTGAAATGGATGCATCATATAAACCACCGAATGATGTTGAAATAAACGGTAAAAAGATTTCTGGAAGCGGACAGATCATTAGAAACGGCAATCTGGCAGTTCAAAGTACATTGCTTTTAAAACAGCCTGAATTAAAGATCTTAAAGAACGATAAACGTAATGGAAACTTGACTTCCATCTATGATTCCATAGGTCATATTCCAGAGATAAATACAATTAAAAAATCAATTTCAGAGTCAATATCAAACCAATTTGAAGAAGAAATGTATGAGTCTAAATTCTCAAAAGAAGAGAAATTAGAAATAGAGAAATTAGTAAAAATGAAGTACAGCTTAGACTCACATACGTTTAAATTTTAA
- a CDS encoding adenylate kinase: MDEKIVLLGAPGSGKGTQAKRLCEELGLTLISTGDLLRSAVRDGTPLGLQAKEFMNAGKLVPDELVVGLIEEKLKGLTGGVLLDGFPRNLEQAKMLDKITKVTIAVDLNVDEDIIVDRIVKRRSCKECNEVYHLDAKPPRADGKCSKCGGELYQRTDDTEEVVRNRLKVYKESTLPLTKFYNDRGILVEVNGRGEIDEVYSRIVDAVKNFRK; encoded by the coding sequence ATGGATGAGAAGATTGTTCTTCTGGGGGCACCGGGATCAGGGAAAGGTACCCAAGCTAAGAGACTTTGTGAAGAGTTGGGTCTTACATTGATATCTACTGGAGACCTTCTTAGGAGTGCTGTCAGAGATGGCACACCTCTGGGACTGCAGGCTAAAGAATTCATGAACGCCGGGAAGCTTGTTCCAGATGAGCTTGTAGTCGGGCTCATTGAGGAAAAATTAAAGGGTTTAACTGGTGGAGTTCTTCTTGATGGATTCCCAAGGAACCTTGAGCAGGCTAAAATGCTGGATAAAATTACCAAAGTTACTATTGCTGTAGATCTTAATGTCGATGAAGACATAATTGTTGACAGGATTGTAAAAAGACGCAGCTGTAAAGAATGCAACGAAGTCTACCATTTGGATGCCAAGCCTCCGCGTGCAGACGGAAAGTGCTCTAAATGTGGAGGAGAGCTCTACCAGAGGACCGACGATACTGAAGAAGTTGTGAGAAATCGTCTGAAGGTCTACAAAGAGAGTACCCTTCCATTAACTAAGTTCTACAATGACCGTGGAATTTTGGTAGAAGTCAACGGCAGGGGAGAAATTGACGAGGTTTACTCCCGCATAGTCGATGCCGTGAAAAACTTCAGAAAGTAA
- a CDS encoding helix-turn-helix domain-containing protein has protein sequence MTIILRLDRVMADRKISLNELAEKVGISNVNLSNIKTGKISAIRFSTLNSICRVLKCQPGDILEYVDGPEDR, from the coding sequence ATGACGATAATACTCAGATTAGACAGAGTCATGGCGGACAGAAAGATATCATTAAATGAGCTGGCAGAAAAAGTAGGAATATCAAACGTAAATTTGTCAAATATAAAAACAGGCAAAATCTCTGCTATCAGGTTTTCAACACTCAACTCAATCTGCAGAGTTCTAAAATGTCAGCCAGGAGATATTCTTGAGTATGTTGATGGTCCTGAAGATCGTTGA
- a CDS encoding GNAT family N-acetyltransferase: MEIVPLSDDDRVSVRLLELACIREYAEVTLELDWNIDIPKEVRDSIGASAPKSFGYYKDTGLCFVAKERGQIVGVIFSQMLHWIDSVENVAWVENICVDEEFRRMGIGYLLMRRLAQEAKNQGAQIVQSSIGLKNMPSLLLHRKLNFLGEDRKIATLDLSTFKI; encoded by the coding sequence ATGGAAATAGTCCCATTAAGTGATGATGACCGTGTTTCCGTCAGATTGCTGGAATTAGCATGTATCAGAGAATACGCAGAAGTGACATTAGAATTGGACTGGAATATTGACATTCCAAAAGAGGTCAGAGATTCAATAGGTGCTTCTGCTCCAAAATCATTTGGATATTACAAAGACACCGGCCTATGTTTTGTAGCTAAAGAACGGGGACAGATCGTAGGCGTCATTTTCAGTCAGATGCTGCACTGGATCGACAGCGTTGAAAATGTGGCATGGGTTGAAAACATCTGTGTTGATGAAGAGTTTCGCAGGATGGGTATAGGCTATCTGCTCATGCGCAGACTCGCACAGGAAGCTAAAAATCAAGGTGCACAGATTGTTCAGTCTTCTATTGGACTGAAAAATATGCCATCACTGCTTCTGCACAGAAAATTAAACTTCCTTGGAGAAGACAGGAAGATTGCAACTTTGGATTTATCTACATTTAAAATTTAA